Within the Fusarium keratoplasticum isolate Fu6.1 chromosome 1, whole genome shotgun sequence genome, the region CCCGAGTTTTGCTCCCAAGACTCACCGATTCAGGGTCATCCCTCTGTCGCCAGCGTCCAAATCTTTCCTCCCAGTCTCGCTGcaggccatcatgaccatctCCGACAGGGACCAGGAGAAGGGTCTCGACGACCAGTCTGAGAGAGTCGAGGACACCGCTCGTGGCACCGTTCACGATGCTGCCGGACACGGTCGCGCGGCTACTGATGCGTGAGTTGAATTCACGAGTCTCCTGGTGTCATCGCTAACGAATATCTCAGTTACGGCAACTCACTTGTCCAGTTCGACCCCGTCGCCGAGCGCAAACTACGATGGAAGCTGGACTTGATGACCGTGCCGACTGTCTCGGTTCTCTATCTCTTCTGCTTCATCGACCGAGCGAATATTGGTGAGTCACTCAACACATTCTGTGACTGCAGAGTCTGACCTCTCAGGCAACGCGCGTATCGCCGGACTCACTGAGgatctcaagctcgagggcTACGACTACAACAAGATCCTCTCTGTCTTTTACATCTCGTATATTCTCTTCGAAATCCCCGCCACCGTTACTTGCAAGTGGATGGGTCCTGGTTGGTTCCTCCCTCTCACATCGCTCCTCTTTGGCATCGTCAGTATCGCCACCGCCTTCGTAAAGACTCAGTCCGCCATCTGCGGTGTACGATTTCTCCTGGGTATCTTTGAGGCCGGTATGCTTCCGGGAATCGCCTATTACCTGTCCCGCTGGTATAAGCGCGCCGAGTTGACGTTCCGTCTGTCGCTTTACATGGTCATGGCTCCTCTCGCTGGTGCCTTTGGAGGTCTCCTCGCTAGTGGAATCCTGAAGCTTGATCACTTTGGCAGCCTCCACCACTGGCGCATGATCTTTGCGATCGAAGGCATCATCACCGTTGGCCTCAGTCTCATCGCCTTTTTCTCCCTGACTGACCGACCCGAGACGGCTTGGTGGCTGAcccaggaggagaaggagctgTGCATTGCTCGAGTCAAGTCGGAGCGTCTGGCTCAGACCGAagtcgttgatggcatcgaccGAGTCAAGCTCTGGCGCGGTATTTCCAACCCAATCACGGTCCAGATTGctttcatcttcctcttcaacaacatcaccgTCCAGGgtctcgccttcttcctcccgACCATTGTTGGCACTATCTACCCCGACTACAGCACCGTCCAGAAGCAGCTCTACAGTGTGCCGCCCTATGCAGTCGGTGCTTTCTTTGCTGTTGCTTTCCCGGCTCTCAGTTGGTACCTCGACAAGCGCCAGATCTTCATCATTCTCTCGGCGCCGACGGTCATTGCTGGTTACGCCATGTTCCTTGGATCCAAGGTCGCAGAGGTTCGGTACGGCGCTTGCTTCATGATTGCGAGCACTTGCATGGTGCTGGGCACTATGACGAACGCACATATCAGCGCCAACGTGGTGAGCGACACTGCGCGAAGCAGTGCTATTGGTCTCAACGTGAGTTTTCAGGATTCCCATTACATATTTGTTGAATACTGACATCATATAGGTCATGTTTGGCAACATTGGAGGTCTTATCGCTACCTGGTCCTACCTCGTCAAGGATGCCCCTCACTTCCCTACTGGCAACGGCCTTAACTTGGCCTGCGGATGCATGATCTTCATGCTGAGCATCGGTGGCTACCTGTGGATGAAGTGGGATAACAACCGACGAGACAAGCGAAATGTTGAGCAGGAGCTGGCTGGCATGAGCCCCGAGACGATTGCGAATCTGGACTGGAAGCACCCTGGTCACCGATGGCGACCGTGAGGGCAAAGCATGAGATTGATATGAGTTTTATTGGTGGCTCTTTGAAGCCCTGCCTTTGTTATCTTGTTGGATAATGCTAGCGGCATGTCATGAAGAATGGACTGATATCCACCCCTGATCCTTTGTCTCCCCCTGTGCCTGATGAACTAGCTTCCATCCCTTGCCAGGCTCACAGAAATTAATCAGATACATGATCAATCTCGCGATTCTTTGTAGAACTCCTCG harbors:
- a CDS encoding MFS domain-containing protein, yielding MTISDRDQEKGLDDQSERVEDTARGTVHDAAGHGRAATDAYGNSLVQFDPVAERKLRWKLDLMTVPTVSVLYLFCFIDRANIGNARIAGLTEDLKLEGYDYNKILSVFYISYILFEIPATVTCKWMGPGWFLPLTSLLFGIVSIATAFVKTQSAICGVRFLLGIFEAGMLPGIAYYLSRWYKRAELTFRLSLYMVMAPLAGAFGGLLASGILKLDHFGSLHHWRMIFAIEGIITVGLSLIAFFSLTDRPETAWWLTQEEKELCIARVKSERLAQTEVVDGIDRVKLWRGISNPITVQIAFIFLFNNITVQGLAFFLPTIVGTIYPDYSTVQKQLYSVPPYAVGAFFAVAFPALSWYLDKRQIFIILSAPTVIAGYAMFLGSKVAEVRYGACFMIASTCMVLGTMTNAHISANVVSDTARSSAIGLNVMFGNIGGLIATWSYLVKDAPHFPTGNGLNLACGCMIFMLSIGGYLWMKWDNNRRDKRNVEQELAGMSPETIANLDWKHPGHRWRP